TAAGGTAGACAAAAACTCAACTAACTATGACCACAGGCGAAAAACTGGAGCAAGAACTAGACAAAATTTTATCGGGCCAACCCTGGTACGGGCGGTCTGTCTATGATATTCTGGCTGATGTAAGCTTTGAAGCTGCATTTGAAAAGCCGATAGCCAATGCCCACAGCATAGCCGAGATTTTGCTGCACATGCTGGCCTGGACCGAAGAGGTAATGGACCGGCTGAATGGCATGAGCGCCAATACACCAGTAAGCGGCGACTGGCCCGAGACCGGCGCCCCCGATGAGGAAAAATGGAAACGCTGGGTAAGTGATTACAAACTGGTCAACGTAAACCTGGCCGTTATTATCCGCGATTTCCCAGACGAGAAATGGTGTTTCCCAATTATTGACGAGCGCGGAACCGCACCTGTAGCAACTCATGAAGAGATGGTGCATGGCTCCATTCAGCACCAAATTTATCACGGCGGACAGATTGCATTGTTGAGTAAAGCTTTGTAGCTTTAATAGATAAAGCCGTGGCCTTTGATAATCACAGAGCAATATCTAAAAGGAAAATTTGACGACGCGCAGCAATGCGAAGACGTTATTTTCACGTCCGATGATTTTATTGCAGTTATTGATGGCGCAACATCCAAAGCGGGTACTATAGCGGCAGACCAGATTACATCAGGGAAACGAGCAGGGCAATTGATTAGCGAGGTTTTGTCGACGTTGCCGGCAGATACCGACATGCAATCTGCCATAAGTAACTTTAATCAGCTCATTACCGCATACTATCATCAAAACAAAAGCACAAAATATTATTGGGATAACCCAATTGAACGGCTAACCGCATCAACAGTTATTTATAGTAAAAACAAGCACGAGCTTTGGATGATTGGCGATTGTATGGCGCTGATTAACGGTAAGCTGATAACCAATTATAAAAAGGTAGACGAAGTTTGCTCAGGTTTGCGGTCGGCATTTATTACCAATCAGCTGATGAGAAACGAAACCAGTGTTGAGCAGCTTTCAAAATCTGATACCGGGCGCAATTTTATTTTGCCGCTGCTCAGGTGGTCAATCCAGTTTCAGAATTGCGGATACGATCATGAGTTTGCTTACAGCGTGATAGACGGGTTCCCAGTTTCGCCTAAATTAATTAAGCAGGTAAAGCTGGAAGGTTCAGCAAAGATTGTTCTAT
This region of Mucilaginibacter yixingensis genomic DNA includes:
- a CDS encoding DinB family protein, with protein sequence MTTGEKLEQELDKILSGQPWYGRSVYDILADVSFEAAFEKPIANAHSIAEILLHMLAWTEEVMDRLNGMSANTPVSGDWPETGAPDEEKWKRWVSDYKLVNVNLAVIIRDFPDEKWCFPIIDERGTAPVATHEEMVHGSIQHQIYHGGQIALLSKAL